Genomic window (Molothrus ater isolate BHLD 08-10-18 breed brown headed cowbird chromosome 7, BPBGC_Mater_1.1, whole genome shotgun sequence):
GGCTCAGGTGATTCTGACAGTGTAAACAGATGAGTTGGTGGTGGTGTTGATGACAGCAAGTGCTGCAGTGATGACAGTGAGGAAGAGGCTGGAAATGCTGATGAAGACAGAGAGGATCTGTCAGTGGTCAACAGCTCAGAGGCAGTGTTGAATAGAGTTGTATTTTCTATGCTGCCTGTAGAAGCAGATGTCGATGGTTTGGAAGGGTGCACCAGCAACGGCTCCGTAGATGGTTCAACAAAACTGCTACTGTTTGATGCATTGGTCTGCCTGTCATGAGCCACAGATGATTGTGAGGTGTCAAAAGGGCtggaaatttcagaaaaaaaggtggAACTCTCTGAGGAGtcagcagaggtgctgctgttgGAGATAGACAGGAGGgtcctttctcctcctctggtGTATGTGGTTGAAATGTATGTGCCATCTGTGTGAGAAACCGAGGTCCTTTTCTCAGCATCACTGCCACTGACTGGCTGATGGCTACCTGAAAAGTCTGGAgtaaaaggacaaaaatattaGAAAGACAGGGTAATATGAAAGCATTTTGATGTCACATTAAAGCTGCTTGCTAAATAAGATTTTCTTGTCTGTGAACCTGTCCATGATTTTCTAAGAATTTCAAGCACCATTCAAGCATGGTTATACAATTGGGAGCCTTATGCACTCCTTAATTGATTGTAAAATGATGAACCCTGACAGACACAGGACTCCCATGAATGTAGGTTTCCAAATCACTGTTCTTCATGTATTGCTTTCCTAAAGTGATCCAGATCTTAACATTCCATGGTATTTGTGGCAAGCTAAGCAGGAAAACCCAACTATTCTCTTTATCACTCATAATTTACAAAACTCATATCCTCTCCCTCTTATCCTCCATTCCCATCTATAAAATATCCATCTTGTTTAGTCAATTTGTTTTTAGACACTGTGAACTTCAATGCCTCTGCAGGATGAAATTATTACATTATGTTAATTTGCAGCTTATCATGAACCCAGTGATTCAAAACTTTGCAGCCAGGAAAACCTAAATGCACATCAGCATGCAAAAAGTTCAGATTATTTAGCACAAAAGGTGCAACCAATCTTATAGCACCAATTTCAGGATGTTCAGCTAAGTTCAgccaacttaaaaaaaaattgtattgaaaatttgttttaattctaCAAATTAGTTAGGTCATTGTGAAACAGTTCTGAAAGCATCATCCAAAAGAAACCAGTTACGgtgcaaaagaaaaagacagcCATCAAAACAGGAGGGTTTATGGCTCCACTTCTGGAATAGTTTCCCATCTGTGTGGGGCCTGGTTTTGAGTCCTTTGATGGAAACATCCCCATGAGTGAACCCACAGGTGGTATTGAACGTAGTAATGAACAAAAACCTTATGTACTACATACTAAACACCAGACAATGTGAATTCCCCCCAAATGTACACCAAAAAACATCAACTTACTTGTGAGATCATTCTGGAAAGAAGAGTAAGTGGGTATCTTGGCAGAATGTACAAACACCGTCTCCGTCGCAAAGCCCGTGAAACTCCCGCTGCTGGTGGAGGCATtggctgtcctgccctgctccaccAATGCTGGCTCAGATGGCCCTGGAGAGATGGAAACTCCAGCATGGAAAGAAGAGCTCTCCGTGCCACTGGCCAGAGTGCCACGTGTCACTGAGAGCAGCATCCTCTCCTCAGCACCCGCAGACGTGGATGAACTGTACACAGGATCGGTGATGGGGCTGGACAGCTTCTCCTCAGCACCTGAGCTGCTTAGGGAGTGATGGCTGCTGCCAATAGCTGGAAAAGGATTGAACAGCAGGAGTCTGATTTTAGCATCTCAGAGCAGACAGGAATGTCCAAATACTGAGGGATCAGTATAATTAGAGTCATAATGGTATGTTTATGTTATTTGTAATTATCACCCCAACCCAGACAGGCAGTCGATGTGTCCTACAGAAAAAAGCTACATGTCTCAAGAGATATACAACACCACAGGGCAGCACCATGACCACTTATAAATGCTGCCCATGACACCTGCAACAGCTGTGTCATACCAATcccacagagaagagaaaggaagggagaggCAGTCAAACACTACCCCAGAGTTCCGAAAAACTCACTGGAaggttcagcagcagctgagaagtAGGTGAAGGCCTTGGATGAGATGGTGACCTTGGGCTCTGGGGACCCTGCTTGCCCAGATGACACATGTCTCACTGGAGGCCATGCCGTGGAGGACGGGACAGGGCCGGtgtgggtgtccccagctgtgtccagctgagATGTGAGGCTTTCTGCTTTTGTGCTCAACGTGCTGCGGCTACCTGGGGCTTGAGGTGTCCCTTCCTTGTGGATGAAGAGTGTGGCTGAAGGTGAAGGCACTGAAACGCTGGGAGAAAACGCAGGCAGCAGCTTTGTTGGGAGCTCACTGAGTCCTGCCCCGCTCTGTGAAACATGACTCTgcttcccaggctgtgctgcaggtgaggaCAGCAGGACTGTGTCCAGGGTGCTGGTGttggggggagagggagcagagctccctgtggcACTGGAAGCTCCATGGGTGTCCAACACAGgcactgtgctgctctcctccctggtGGCAGTTCCCACCACACTGGGTGTGCTGGTGAGAGGCAGGTGTCCTCCCGTTGCTGGGGTCTTGTCTGCTGaaagagagcaaagcaaaatgaTTTATGCACCCTAAACTATAAATAAGCAGGTGTTCTCTCTTCCATCACCAGCCTCAGGCTGAGGGCACAGAGAACGTGGCAGAAAATCCAAGCCTGCAGAAAATGCTAACTGTGAAGGCACAGCTCTCTCCTGTGCTAGGaggtgctgctgacagcaggacCTAGGGCACTAGGAACAAGTTATGGCAGCACTTTTGGGTTTGCTtccctccagtgctgctcctggtgccacaGGCCTGACCTGGGTACCAGACACCCACACTGTCACCTCTGCACCCACAGTGAGTGAGGGGGAGGTCACACAGCACCCAAAGCCCTGGTACTTGAAGGAAAGCATGGCAGGTTTGTATGGGATTAGTAAATACTGCCTTTGCACCCCAGGGTGGAGTCAGGAatgactgctgctgcttctgctggtaCAAACACAGACAGTGGGGCAGTCTTGAAATTGTGCTGTccctgaaaacacagcaaacctTGAGACTGCTCTGGTAGTAAGGCTGGCTTTTCCTGGTGCCTAAATGTAAGAAACAgataatgcatttttctctggaAGTTGAAATTTTCATCCATAAATCCAATGCCATCATCCAGCACAATCTAGCATGCCCTCCCTCTCCATGCAGGTGGGTGTTTGATGTGTGGTCAGAGCTCACCTGGGGAAGTGCTTTCTGAAGCAGATGGTGAGCCTGTGAGCAATAGGTTCACAGATGACACAGTGGTacctctgctgccaccaccaccctggGTTCCCAAAGAAGACTGGGgatggcctggagagctgatGTTTTCAGTACCAGTGGTGGAAACCTCTGTTGTTTGGGCCAGGGTGGTGCTGGCTGGCAGAGACCTTAACgtcctccctcctcccttggTGCCTGTTGTGTAAACAGAGGTGATGGTGGTGGGAAAATTGGTTCTTCTCTCTGTTGACAGGATGCTGAATGACACATGGCTGCTTCCAGTAGCTAAAATGTGATAAAGAAacaatttacatttttacacGTATGGaactataaataaaaatgagccTTCTTCCAATAGCACCCAGAGGCAGCAAGTACAGTACACAAACACAAGTAGAAAATATGAGATGTCAATTTCCAAAGATGTAAATCCTCCCTACAAAAATTTGTCTTCTAAAAAACAGTGTGATGCTGACAAAAGTGCTATTATATAAAAACTGTTGAAATACTAATGCTGTGCACTTGATTTCACCATTATGTGCCTGAGTGCACTCCATGCTGCTAAAACAAATATCGTGATGACCCAGAAAAGCCTGGAAATCAGTTCAGACAAGGCACTACCCTGAGCAGTGTGAAGGTCTTAGAGAAGCCTGAAGAAGCAGGATCAGGGGGATCAGACCCCTTCAGAACCACAGTGGGGGGTATGACCAAACAGCAGCATGAAGGACCTCAGGGACCACATTCAAAGTTGCCTTAAATTTGTTGAGCTGGTTCAAATTCTGGGAAGCAGCACGATCCAAGTAGTAGGACAGAAGGTAGGAATTGAAGTCTGATCCCTGGGACCACAGGGACATGATCTAATCCTCACTTGCTTAGTTCTCTTGTCTGTAACATAGAGATAGCAACTGGAGACAGTAAAAAAAGGACTGTGATTTGaaagttaattatttttcttggcaTAATGAAACTTTCCACACATGTgccctttctgtaaaaaatctAAAGCACATTTTTTGGTCAAGAAAGAGCTGAATAATTTCAGACACAAAGTCACACTGCGTCCTTCCAAACAGTATATTCTACATAGCAGGAAAGAGTCAGGCAAGTGCAAGCTGCAGGAAGTCCTCCTTTGgcttggaagaaaaatgaaatttcaattCTAACGTGAGCTCACCTGGGGAAGGACCTTCCAAAGGAGAGCCAGAGCGTGTTAGGGGAGAGTCTGCCACCTCAGTGAAATCTGTCATTCCTGTGGACCCCTGAGCTCTGGAGGCCTCTCTCCCAGCAGATGTGGACAAGGATTGAGTTGTTCCCAAGGTCCTGTACATGGCACTGCTGGACGTGGAGCCcttggctgctgcccaggggctgctgcccgAGGCAGACCTGGGTGGCCTCCCCTCACTGCTGGATATGGCTGGAACGGgagtgctggtggcagaggaAGTGAGGGAGGTTTTCTCTGCCACTGGTTGGTGGCTGCTTCTGACACCTAGGGTACAATAAACCAGGTTTGATTTGTGCATACAGAGCTATACACACAACTGTATGCTCAGCACCCATTTCGACACTGCCCTTTGAGAAACTGAAGGGGTTTCTGTGGGAAGAGATTCATCTCTTCAGTACAGGCATGTGCCTTACAGAAACCCATGAAAAATCTCAAACCCACATTCTACAGACCAGCATGCATGGCAGATACAGCACCAGGTGACAGCTGCAAAACCCCAGCAAGTGTCTCTGGCAGGGAAAGTGTGTGCATGTATTTCTTAGCAATGCTCTTCCCAGGACAGGAGTTTCATTAGTAACAAGGCCatcaatgttttctttttcaatgttttctttttctttttttcttttttttcacccaaaagctgagctccactctcccccttcccacccacctcactgccagctcagtgcagccagtaacaaaaacatccaCGTGTCCAATAATGACTGATGACCATATCTGAGGAAAAACAGTGCAGGGATGTGAAAACTCATCCATCCCAAGGCAGACAAGCTTTCAGACTAACAAATTTACCTGGGAAAGGAccttcagaggcagagagggaGTTTGTGAGCAAAGGACCCCCAGGAGGGCCTGGGAGATCGGTGGCTTCCTGTGAGCTGTTGGGATGATGTGTCCCAGTCCTCAAGGAAGAGGAGGTCCCACCCAAAGAGCTTGTGGGGttggtgctggtggcagagtCCCTTGTCACCCCAGCTGTGTCGCCATTTTCTGGGGACATCAGTGTCCCCACTGCCGTGCTGGACACGTCAGCAGCCTGGATGTCCAAGCTCTCTGTCGCCtcttctgcacctgggatgctcctggggGGTTCAAAATTGCTGCTAGAAgctgaaaaaggagaagagaaaggcaaaactgcataaacataaataaaaactgCTGGGTAGGTTTCATCCCACTGTCAGTAGATGTAGACAATGTATGTGTGAATATTCAATACGGAAATGTTTAATACTGGGAAATCATTAAGACAGGGGAAAAGTGGTCTCTAAATAGGAACTGCTGAAGTTATTGCTTGCAAAATTCTACTGGAAGTTTTCAAGGAAAATCTATCCTCCCCTTCCAACAAGAATAATATTTATCCATACTttcatttctgtgaaatgtttttaaatgtacaGAATGTGCCAAATACAATATTATTcctcctttctttaaaataaaaaggatatATTTTGTTAATAAAGAGTCTTTAAATAAGAGTTTTGAGCTATCTATCAAAACTCACTTGTGGAAGCACTTCCTGAAATGGAGGGCAAGCCTGAGAGCAATGGGTCTGTGACACCTCTGCCTCCATCACCCTGGGCACTCACAGACACCCCAGGGGTCTGGCTCTGGGCTGAAGAGCTGGTGATTTCAGTCCCAGAGGTGGAAATCTCTGCCATGGTGAccagcctggtgctggctgGCAGAGACCTCAATGTCCTCCCTCCAGCCTTGGCAGCTGTTGTGGAAAtggaggtgctggtggtggggGAATCCGAACCGAACCTCTCCGTGGCTGAGCTGTTGGATGGCTGGTGGCTGCTTCCAACGCCTACAGTACAATACAAAAATGGGTTTATACACATGAAATTATAAGCAGATGGATCCATTTTCTTCCCAGATGCTTACAGTGCACATACAGATACTAAGCATAGGAAGTGTTCAATCTGGACAAAGTGCTCCTTTGGACAGGCAGGACCCCCCTCACCTCTGGAAGACCTCACACGAAacccaggagcccagggcttGCAGCCAGGCTTTGTGAGACTGGCATGGCCCAGACAGCAGGAAACCCCACAGGACAAGGACTGTGGGGGTTTGCCTTTAAATCCCACCTTTGCTCTAATATTGCTGGAAATAGGctcagtttttttcttcttcttcttttttttttttttttttttttttttgtggcttgAGCAGAGCATCAAGCAGCAAAGGGAGGAAACCTAAGCACAGCCACATTCCCACATGAGCCTGCAGCTAACTACacatcccagggctcagcaaGGCACTATCCTTCAGACACTGGATCTCAGgtttcctgcagcccaggggtgCTCTCAACAGCTGTGTCAGCGTGAGAACCTGGGAGATGTGTTTGCTCCTGGGCACAGGAAAAGGATTTAACAACACTGAGGTTTTCAGTGTTCATGTGGAGCTGGGCAAAGTCTCTGGTTTTGGGAGCTCCAGAaactggctgctgcagagcaagcAAGGGGAAGCCATGGAGCCCAGGGATCTCAGGTTTGCTGCCCTGAGCAAGTTGTTCAGCACAGGCACCTCACCCTGCCTAGCTGAGGGCAAACCCACCCCGTGTGGCCACAAGCGTGGGTTCCCAACCTCCCACCCCACCCCGTCACCACTTGGGCACAGGTCAgacagggctcagagctgcccttgctctgcagctggcactggccCAGTGAAGATATTTCACAGCTGCAGACATCCACCCTGCAGAAAACACTGTGATAACATCCAAAGAACTTCACTTTTTTTCAAGTGGAAAATGCCAGGGGGGGGGGGTTggatcaaattatttttttccattgctttttcctgctttcagcaGGGAATTTCAGCTAACCAtccaaataataaaaaacagagTGCATGCAAAACGGAGCATCTCCTCTGGCTCAAGAAAGCAAATACTATAAAGTGGCTTTTCAAAACTATGAAACAAAGGCCAGCAAAGCTCACCTCTGAGGGCATTGTCCATGGGAGGTGATGCTGTCAGCAAAGGGCTGGTCAAGTTCCCTGTGACACCCCTGGGGTGCAGCATGGTGTGCTCTGCACCAGTCTGGGTACTTGAAGCTTGGGAGGaggcctggggctgtgccagggagccagggaaagcagagctggggctgctccccaaGGGGCTGGGTGAAacagctgcagtgcccagctctgtgcccacccagctgctcaCGGGTTGAGAGGGGCTGTCAGTGCCTGCAAGGCAACAGGGGAAAGCAGATGAGAACCCAGAGATGGGCTCAGCTGTCCACATACCATTCCACACTgccccccttcccctgcccctcagccccctgtCTGCACTGTGCCTACAGGATCTTTGTGTCTGGAAGCTGCACCAAGTAGTTCATAATTTTGAATACTAGGATTCTTCTCTCCATCCTTGTGCATAAAGCAAGCCAGTAAACCGCCCTGAGTGCACAGTGAGGATGGAGAGCTAGATCCACAAAGCTGTACAATACAGGAGAACCAGGCCTAACCaatgctggctgctctggggaacAGCATTCACCTTGTTCCCAGATCCCTGAACACTTTCCCAGTGTTCCTAGGCCGAACTGGGATGGCTCACCTGGGTGATGAGCTTCTGAAGATGAAGGCAGCAGCGCTGTCCTCATGGTGTTAAACCCTGACACGTTCCAGATCCCATGgtgccctccctgtgtcccctcagccaAATCAGTGCTGACAGCTTCTGAGCCTGGTGGTgtcccctcagcagctgcaggggtgCTGGGAGCCCTCTTGCCTCTCCCTGGCCTGCCTGCAGCATGGTGATGGCTTCCAGGGCCTGGaaaggaacagggagaggggtCATGTTCACCTGGAAAAGTTCTCCTGTCGCAGCTGGGTGGCAGGAGCATCACCTGCAGCGGTACCCAGCCCTACCACATGCAACAGGAAGAGTCACAGCTGCATCCCTCATGTTTCCTGTTTAACAGAGCACAGTTTAACTGCAGGAGGGATTGATGGGAACAGAGGGTTTCTGTCgccaaaaaataattaaatattgtcCTCATTTGAGCATGgcaaaagaaacagattttttttagagatattaaaaatgcagaaggaaGTACGGAGCTGGTGCCAGAACAGTCCACAGCTGGCAGCCTGGGCATGCCAGCTCCACGTTCTAGTCcctaagcagaaaaaaacaaggaataaaaaaaattaaagaaaacctCTATGCTTATATCTTATTTCAGCTGgggatattaagaaaaaaacctgaagcagggacagggcaaTCATCACAGCTTTGTCTTGCTGCTCTGAGAAACAGGCCTTGATTTAAGTTCATATTTAAAAGAGTACATTGGTTTACTTATGTCTGAAGATTATGAACAAGCCCAAAAGTAAGTGCTCACTTGCAGGATTTCCATGTAAGGACCGCAGCCACAAATCATCATCCCAGCTGGTCAGGTATCCTTAAGCTGAGCTCTTACAACCTAGGCTGGGCTTGCAGTGGGGTTCAGTTCCTGATGGGAGAAGTtgtggggacacccaggggtCTCAGCTCTTTGCACAGCCCCTGAGCTCAGTGGATGGGCAGGACTCCCTGGGTACTGCTGAGTGGTGAAAAACAGCGTCAGCTCCTGAGAATCATCTGTGTTGTAACGTTAAAAAACAAAGCCCAGCTTTCCTGAGAATGGATTTCTCCAATCCTGAGATTAAATTTCTCtcaaaaatctgcatttctagCTGTGGGGCAGCAATACTCCCTAACCCACTGCCTATGCTCAGtccatgggctgggaatggctAACAGGAACTCCCACATCCATAAAACTCACCGGGAGGATGGCTGTGGGTGAGCAGGTGGCTCACTGTCCCAGCAGATGGGTTCTCTGGGGATCCTGCTCCTGGAGGGGGCACATCCCCGTCACTGGCAGGGGGCACAGTGTGCCCTGGGACCCTgcttgctgctggcactgccccatgCCTGGCAGGCAGTGATGcccactccctgctcccagccagcatCGTCACCAACTCCACAGGAGCACCAGCAGTCCTTATCTCTGTGCTTGAACTTCTCTCCTGATGGCTGCTTTCAATGACTAAaaggaaagacaagaaaaaacacTTAGATCCCATCAGCACTGATGTGCAGGCTCAGCTCACTGCAGTAACACCAAGGCCAGGCTCTGAGCTCATTTACTTACACTAGAGAAAAATTTTGCATAATCAAAACACAGacatgaaatttatttttggaTTTGTGCCAGTGGAAACTAGATTGGTCTGAGGGACCAAATACCAAAATCCACCTCTGTGCAAAAGACTAATTCAATTCAGCAccctcaggatttttttttgtgttaggagaaataaattttgaatGGAGCAAAAAGAAAGTCTTAAACAAATAACTGGAAATACTTGCAGTGTAGGGTCCATGGCAGGAGTGTGAAGGTCTCCAgagctcacagcccagcacagcccatgtGCCCCATTCTGAATGTAagatgggaagggagagggccCCACAGCTCTTCCCCTCTCTCCACTTGGCCAGTGCTTGCTGGACACCCGATCTCAAACCCCAtcacctgcagagagctggcagggagccgGCTGAGAACTGCAGGGCATCCAGGATGGTCAGTATAACCCACCCAGCCACCatgcagcactggggacagaggaGATCAGTGCATGGCGTGGATTACATGGCCCACCCAGGTGCCAAAGCACCCCAAGGTAATGAGATATTTTAGCACTTCTAACGTTAATGTCTACCAGAATATGAGAAACAAGAAGAAGATTGTGCATGAGTGGTGGTCCGGGGAATCAGGGTTTTCAGCTTATGATACCACCTAGTGAGGATTTCACTGCATATCAGTTCACACAAAAATCAGCAGCCACCATCTATGTTACAGTCCCAAGGCttggctggcactgcagcctcaGATGACCCTCAAAGCCCACAACAATCTTTGAAGTCAAAAGCAAGTCCAAATCTGAACATGCAAGGTCTCCATTTTGTCCATCTTCCTTACAACAAAATGCGGTCTCTGTCATGTGCATGACATCCACAGGCAGCAGATAAAGGCAGTCAGTCTCTGCCCCAAAGCTCTGATTTTGAAGGTTAAACCTGTTCTAGACCTCCAAACACTTTCTGTAAGAAAATTGTGTGTCCAAAACAAAGACCTATGGGACACCTCCTACCTGTCTTGTATGTCTTCCTTGGAGTTGCTGTGCCACAACAGAGGTGAAATTTCAGAAGTGTCCCCTGCAATACCTTCAGTGGGAACTCACCAAGAAACAGAGGGGTACGTAGGACAGTCTGTATCTCATCCTGGGAGTCTAAGCCCATGGTGGGCCAAGGAGACAGGAGCTGTGGtggagcagagcccccagggtACCATCACTGGCAGCCTCACAGTGGCTACAATGCCAAGCAGCCACTGCCACCCAGAGCCCACTGTGAGCCACCTCCTGTCCCAAGGGACAAGCTCCTGGTCCTCACCAGCTGGACAAGGGGATGGGAAGTGGCAGGGGATGCTTGCTGTGTTCATTTCCAAGCCAATACCCAGCCTGTAATTGTAGCCCACAAGTCCATTTATAGCAACCCCAAAAAacgtggctgtgctggagggcagTGCACTGAATTTCTCTCCATCCCCCTCTCACTAAAAGCTTTCAGCTGTGCAGCCCATGCTGACCAGAAAGCCtgtggccagctctgctgcacagagaGGAGGCAAAGCAGCAGATGCTTAAAGAAACCCTTAGGGTATGAGGATAGAAGAGGGAAATCTGCTTTCCCAGGTTGCCAACTCATTTGTCAACAAGGGCTCTGGGCAAGTAGGCTAAAATATACAGCAGCACACTTCAGCAGGCATTTCATTGCCACTTCTTAAAAAGTAACCCTGGAAATGCCAGCAAGCAGTGCCTTCAGCTATGTTCCTTGATTGAATGAGACCAGTTCAAAAGTAAAACACTGCTGTTTGCTTATCTGGTGGTAGTTTGCCCTGCAAATCCACCTCAGAGTGTTCTCTATCTTCTTTTGGctctg
Coding sequences:
- the HEG1 gene encoding protein HEG homolog 1 isoform X3, with the translated sequence MPAACTLLLLLGLGLVPVPPAGSLPLASPRRLPPPPPPPPPSRNRLGRPSSLPAGSPVIESSHQERSSSTEIRTAGAPVELVTMLAGSREWASLPARHGAVPAASRVPGHTVPPASDGDVPPPGAGSPENPSAGTVSHLLTHSHPPGPGSHHHAAGRPGRGKRAPSTPAAAEGTPPGSEAVSTDLAEGTQGGHHGIWNVSGFNTMRTALLPSSSEAHHPGTDSPSQPVSSWVGTELGTAAVSPSPLGSSPSSAFPGSLAQPQASSQASSTQTGAEHTMLHPRGVTGNLTSPLLTASPPMDNALRGVGSSHQPSNSSATERFGSDSPTTSTSISTTAAKAGGRTLRSLPASTRLVTMAEISTSGTEITSSSAQSQTPGVSVSAQGDGGRGVTDPLLSGLPSISGSASTTSSSNFEPPRSIPGAEEATESLDIQAADVSSTAVGTLMSPENGDTAGVTRDSATSTNPTSSLGGTSSSLRTGTHHPNSSQEATDLPGPPGGPLLTNSLSASEGPFPGVRSSHQPVAEKTSLTSSATSTPVPAISSSEGRPPRSASGSSPWAAAKGSTSSSAMYRTLGTTQSLSTSAGREASRAQGSTGMTDFTEVADSPLTRSGSPLEGPSPATGSSHVSFSILSTERRTNFPTTITSVYTTGTKGGGRTLRSLPASTTLAQTTEVSTTGTENISSPGHPQSSLGTQGGGGSRGTTVSSVNLLLTGSPSASESTSPADKTPATGGHLPLTSTPSVVGTATREESSTVPVLDTHGASSATGSSAPSPPNTSTLDTVLLSSPAAQPGKQSHVSQSGAGLSELPTKLLPAFSPSVSVPSPSATLFIHKEGTPQAPGSRSTLSTKAESLTSQLDTAGDTHTGPVPSSTAWPPVRHVSSGQAGSPEPKVTISSKAFTYFSAAAEPSTIGSSHHSLSSSGAEEKLSSPITDPVYSSSTSAGAEERMLLSVTRGTLASGTESSSFHAGVSISPGPSEPALVEQGRTANASTSSGSFTGFATETVFVHSAKIPTYSSFQNDLTNFSGSHQPVSGSDAEKRTSVSHTDGTYISTTYTRGGERTLLSISNSSTSADSSESSTFFSEISSPFDTSQSSVAHDRQTNASNSSSFVEPSTEPLLVHPSKPSTSASTGSIENTTLFNTASELLTTDRSSLSSSAFPASSSLSSLQHLLSSTPPPTHLFTLSESPEPRLPSVMASSPPLQALPSSLPTSSLSSPSYSLASLLSVFSSPSSISQSSESDQASTTVAMVRQVPSTAATARSSPRETNKPSVTHQPQKSTTFTPTRSPLPTEPMELLGGRVVSVSAPVTVTETALPRDATTQGDSFGKATPLLTTASVAPQAGPTDAPLSPSASVTNQGSIVPTEAVTTVKPPVLTTPSGRRPSPGEASTMQDHRAQTPTATKHSYTTGKSTEAMGPTTAKPGKATEENIPVTSPSAAPPTIKTTGSIATTLAATKPTTAPLPSSTVRLRTSPPATEVDKCLSNPCPALATCNNTHGSYICQCPLGYELEKGKCNLVRIFIGQVPLKLNITHGKYTELFHVEREILEVLNASLSGLPGYHHSTVKASREANFVHVSVQSTFSLASNVTFFDVISSVKSYIRACKSPTEACQFISSLKSLHRAGSLCRQKDPECDNETSECTDFDGVALCQCKSGYFKYNKMDHSCRACEDGYKLENETCVSCPFGLGGFNCGNPYQLITVVIAAAGGGLLLIMGIALIVTCCRQLD